A segment of the Homoserinimonas aerilata genome:
GGCGACGCCCACCTGGATCATCATGTACCACTCGACCATGCAGACAATCCTGCCAGCATCAGACGTCTCCGCCGCGCGCTCAGGCCCCCGTCGGGAAATTCACGAGCACCTTCGCGCGCACGCCGTCGTACTGCACGAGCCCCACCAGGCGGCCATCCGGCGCGAGCGCCGCAACAGGGGCCTCGGATGCCGCCACCCCGTCGAGCGGGATGCGCTTGCCGTTCTCGAGATCCACGACAGCGGCGGCATCCAGCTGTGCCGTCGCGAACAGGCGGCCGGCGACCGAGGCCGGGTGCAGCATCCGCTCCTCCACCTCGAAGCCTGCAGGCTGATCGCGATCTGCGGGCAGCGGCACCGCATCCTCGACCGAGAAGGGCCCGATGCGCGTGCGCCGCAACGCCGTCAGATGCCCGCCCACACCCAGCGCGGCCCCCACATCGCGCGCGAGGGCACGAATGTACGTGCCAGACGAGCAGACCACCCGCACATCCACATCGAAGAAGCCGCCATCACGACGCGGCGGGCCCACGATCTCGAACTCCGAGACGGTCACGCGGCGAGACTTCAACTCGACCTGCTCCCCCGCCCGCACCAGCGCGTAGGCGCGCCGCCCGCCGACCTTGATCGCGCTCACAGTGCTCGGAACCTGCTCGATCTCGCCCGTGAGGCTCGCGATCTCCCGCTCGACCGCAGCACGATCCACTGCGGAGGCGTCGACCGTCTCGACCGCCTCGCCCTCAGCGTCATCCGTCGTCGTCGAACGGCCGAGACGGATCG
Coding sequences within it:
- the truB gene encoding tRNA pseudouridine(55) synthase TruB encodes the protein MTADIGERSGILLIDKPQGLTSHDVVSRTRRLAQTRKVGHAGTLDPMATGLLLLGVNSSTRLLTYLVGLDKEYLATIRLGRSTTTDDAEGEAVETVDASAVDRAAVEREIASLTGEIEQVPSTVSAIKVGGRRAYALVRAGEQVELKSRRVTVSEFEIVGPPRRDGGFFDVDVRVVCSSGTYIRALARDVGAALGVGGHLTALRRTRIGPFSVEDAVPLPADRDQPAGFEVEERMLHPASVAGRLFATAQLDAAAVVDLENGKRIPLDGVAASEAPVAALAPDGRLVGLVQYDGVRAKVLVNFPTGA